The following are from one region of the Pseudodesulfovibrio piezophilus C1TLV30 genome:
- a CDS encoding viperin family antiviral radical SAM protein, producing MSTVETLATDRFIPAINLFVTKHCNMRCRFCFGSCKMRSPLSSQDQDGVFVDVIRQCHQQGISKITFVGGEPLLYPKLKLLIRLAHDLGITTCVVSNGALLTKEWLREVSGMLDWIGISIDSLSVDTNWSIGRISNGVPMSKLVYEQLVDWVHDYGMRLKINTTVCRWNHHEDMSSFYRDTNPHRIKMFQALTIDGVNDEESTKFSVSDEQFTHYVERHLRQGIKAVAEASNDMVGSYLMVSPDGCFFDNTHGSYRLSRPISRVGFSSAIKDISVNHTKFMDRGGMYRW from the coding sequence ATGAGTACTGTGGAAACGCTGGCTACGGATCGTTTCATCCCTGCAATTAATCTGTTTGTCACTAAGCACTGCAACATGCGGTGCAGATTTTGTTTTGGCTCATGCAAAATGCGCTCGCCCCTATCGTCTCAAGATCAAGATGGGGTCTTTGTTGATGTCATAAGACAATGCCATCAACAGGGTATCTCAAAAATCACTTTCGTAGGCGGAGAGCCTCTACTTTATCCAAAGCTTAAACTGTTAATTAGACTTGCTCACGACCTAGGTATAACGACCTGCGTAGTATCCAATGGGGCCTTGCTGACAAAAGAGTGGCTGCGTGAAGTGTCAGGCATGCTAGACTGGATTGGGATTAGTATTGATAGCCTGTCGGTAGATACGAATTGGTCGATTGGTAGAATTTCAAACGGTGTCCCAATGTCAAAATTAGTTTATGAGCAGTTGGTTGATTGGGTGCATGATTACGGCATGCGCCTCAAGATCAACACGACAGTTTGTCGATGGAATCATCATGAAGACATGTCTTCGTTTTACCGTGATACGAATCCTCATCGAATAAAAATGTTTCAAGCTCTCACGATCGATGGGGTTAATGACGAGGAGTCTACCAAGTTCTCTGTGTCAGACGAACAATTCACTCATTACGTTGAGCGTCATCTGAGGCAAGGGATTAAAGCGGTGGCAGAGGCCTCAAACGACATGGTGGGAAGTTATCTGATGGTTTCACCTGACGGGTGCTTTTTTGATAACACTCATGGCTCATATCGATTAAGCAGGCCAATCAGTAGGGTTGGCTTTTCCAGTGCCATTAAGGATATCTCGGTCAATCACACAAAGTTTATGGATCGTGGGGGCATGTATCGTTGGTAG
- a CDS encoding PDDEXK family nuclease, whose translation MAKKKNKKNKKDIEFVKTLKLLANDSDQLIAYLKGSQAILKSRLWEMVHAELDESSSEEIRQFLEDGDMLRKLHDEALEGANRYQSLLKELSWEMVLASFAAYLEAWYFNAKNDQQYESKRNNLIPVLQRVAVKKNQFPRKNWGSRQSIDSALDSIRDSLLNGEPIKAYSLFAAWDAVLEVEAIIKDFCYKGWEVSHASGLDIKPESLDAWKAWALTNHKFQIIDRFYREFPYIIYPEIVEDIQERMDNEVTVTQRIEALGGYIFIQEMLGVDEVEFEGVTVDLRETIDLIGRFDSCYKSNYLPFMERMKNEGLDYANSIVQTMQDQISQNMDACIRQGLNPIAYHKEIMGNVHHPCISVRTSDEMLEMMMQYDQIPPDAARRKACLTALELFAGPPHMGGVDNGQFMRTPKNNYIIIPRFFHGDVKTALLNRIVRKKGSEKGKGKAGNKPYSANMEHSLAQRFESQGYKAIASWDYKNGESQKGEVDVIAYKDGYLFIVEAKLTYFRTDVEAIYRHEQELEGAVGQLNRALEAIKANFNELRQSLMINEDLSDLQIVPLIVSNSPEFDFKKYSGIPKLSQFELQCLLDPGAFIFAKTQMSIYNEYCKLTLCGNQEEQRTAVEKLMQGDQFVLENKKKQEQYLAEAELIASQPERLIGAINSKYFWQELEENTDVVSGPIEQTFTMKNGDEIRYVV comes from the coding sequence ATGGCCAAGAAAAAGAATAAGAAAAATAAAAAAGACATAGAGTTTGTAAAGACCTTAAAGCTGTTGGCCAATGACTCTGATCAGCTGATTGCGTATTTGAAAGGCTCACAAGCAATTCTGAAGTCTAGACTTTGGGAAATGGTTCATGCCGAACTTGATGAGTCTAGTTCTGAAGAAATACGCCAATTCCTTGAAGACGGGGATATGCTACGGAAGCTTCATGACGAGGCTCTGGAGGGTGCAAACCGCTACCAATCGTTATTGAAGGAACTCTCATGGGAGATGGTTCTTGCGAGCTTTGCGGCATATCTTGAAGCTTGGTATTTTAATGCTAAGAATGACCAGCAATATGAAAGCAAGCGCAATAATTTGATTCCTGTCTTACAGAGGGTAGCGGTCAAAAAGAATCAATTTCCAAGAAAGAACTGGGGAAGTAGGCAGTCAATTGATAGTGCCTTGGATTCTATCCGCGACAGCTTGCTCAATGGAGAGCCTATCAAGGCATATTCCCTCTTTGCCGCTTGGGATGCCGTTTTAGAAGTCGAGGCCATAATTAAGGACTTTTGCTACAAGGGTTGGGAGGTCTCCCACGCAAGTGGTTTGGACATAAAACCCGAGTCCCTTGATGCTTGGAAGGCATGGGCTCTGACTAATCATAAATTTCAGATAATCGATCGATTCTACCGAGAATTTCCATATATTATCTACCCTGAGATTGTAGAGGATATTCAAGAGAGGATGGACAACGAAGTCACTGTCACTCAGAGAATTGAAGCCCTCGGTGGATACATCTTTATTCAGGAAATGCTCGGCGTTGATGAAGTTGAATTCGAAGGGGTCACTGTTGATTTACGGGAAACCATAGATCTTATTGGCCGCTTCGACTCCTGCTACAAGAGTAATTACCTTCCCTTTATGGAGAGAATGAAAAACGAAGGGCTTGATTATGCGAATTCGATCGTCCAGACTATGCAGGATCAGATATCTCAAAATATGGACGCATGTATACGACAAGGACTTAATCCAATAGCGTATCACAAAGAAATTATGGGTAATGTTCATCACCCTTGCATTAGCGTCAGAACAAGTGACGAAATGCTTGAAATGATGATGCAATATGACCAAATTCCTCCAGATGCTGCCAGGCGAAAAGCATGCCTTACTGCGCTAGAGCTGTTTGCTGGGCCACCTCATATGGGTGGGGTTGATAATGGGCAGTTTATGCGAACTCCGAAGAATAATTACATCATAATACCGCGTTTTTTCCATGGGGATGTAAAAACCGCATTGTTGAACCGTATAGTTAGGAAGAAAGGTAGCGAAAAAGGGAAAGGAAAAGCAGGCAACAAGCCCTATAGTGCCAATATGGAACATTCTTTGGCTCAACGTTTTGAAAGCCAAGGCTACAAGGCTATTGCCAGTTGGGACTATAAGAATGGTGAATCCCAAAAGGGCGAGGTCGACGTTATTGCGTACAAAGATGGCTACCTCTTTATTGTTGAAGCAAAGCTCACATATTTTCGTACTGATGTTGAAGCAATCTATAGGCACGAGCAAGAATTGGAAGGTGCAGTCGGACAATTAAACAGAGCGCTGGAGGCGATTAAGGCGAACTTCAATGAGCTTAGGCAGAGTCTGATGATCAACGAAGACCTTTCTGACCTACAAATTGTCCCACTTATCGTTTCGAATTCCCCAGAGTTTGATTTTAAGAAGTACTCTGGGATTCCCAAACTGAGTCAATTTGAGCTGCAGTGTTTGCTTGATCCTGGAGCTTTTATTTTCGCAAAGACTCAAATGAGCATTTACAATGAATATTGCAAATTGACTCTATGCGGGAACCAAGAAGAGCAAAGGACAGCTGTCGAAAAGCTAATGCAAGGCGATCAATTTGTTCTTGAAAATAAAAAGAAGCAGGAGCAATATCTCGCTGAAGCTGAATTGATCGCATCTCAGCCTGAAAGGTTAATTGGTGCAATCAATTCGAAATACTTTTGGCAAGAGCTTGAAGAAAACACTGACGTTGTCAGTGGGCCAATAGAGCAAACATTTACTATGAAAAATGGTGATGAGATCCGTTACGTAGTTTAG